The region CTATGCAAGTgtaactgcatgcatgatttcCATGTAGCACTAGAGTAATGTATAGGTACCGTACTTTTACTAGGAATTTGTATAATTATTTACATTGTGTATCTGTAGCTCTGTTTGGTAGTCATTTGACATATATGTCTGTTGCTGGAGATCAAAGAATGTATAATGCTGGTGCTACTTATTGATGATTGCAAAGAACTCTTTCAGTGTATTTGAGAACCATGCTAGATGCCATATGTGCCAGATATGCATCTACTGATGTTATCTTGGTTTCAAAATGAGGGTGATGTTATGTAAAACTGTATGTTTTATGTTCCATtcatatttatattaactGACATACATTGAAGTCAAAAACTATGGTCCATATTCATTGCATTTGACATTGTGACAGCAGGTCTATTgcctaacttaattaattatgatagTGGCCTCTTTAACTTGATATTGATCTTTCGTCTACATTGATTTTCATGTTGTGGTCTTTACAATGAATGAACAGTAATGTGTGTTCTGAACACTAGAATTATAGTAACACTGtctattatatttattaaaactCAATCTTCACTTATAGACTATTTGCATACAACTTACATACACTTATCTATATCACCCTTTTTGCTAATAATTTGCTACTAAATCAATAGTAGTTACAATGAATGGCAATCAAAACAAACTCAACGAAAGGCAATCATAGCTATGAATGTGTCTGCGGCGTCAAACCAGTCAGTATGATCACTTATAACTGTTGCAATACTCAACAGGGATTATAGTGCACTTGCAAATACTGTGCTTAGTGCTCGAACAATTGATATTGTTATAGGCTGTCACCACTTTCCGGCATTCTGCTGTCCAAGTTTTACACTTGCTGTCAGTGAATGCTGACGCTTTCCTTTACATTTATTTTGCTTTCTGACAGGTAGTGTGTATCGATCTCGTGCTACATTAGCTTTTGATTTCAATGAAACAGCATTTAGGGGACGTCCACTATAAGCCTTTGATTTTCCTTTAGGTCCATATTTTCTTCTACCAGATGCTGTTGCTTGCACAGGGATTCGTCTGCCACGTCGCATAATCGAACCATTCTTCTTAATGGTAGAATACCCACCAATAACCCAGCCAAACTGATGGAATGCAATGGCGAGTCTTGCCATGGACTGAGGATTTTGCATACTCTCATATCTTGACACAAATTTTTTTATGCCTTCTTGAAACTGCGGATGTTTACTGTCAAGTTTTGCGCTAATGCTGTCCATTACTGCTTGCAATCTTTTTTTTCAAGGTTGTAAGAGATATGTCTACGAACTGGTCGGAAGTCTTCAGCTTTTCTTCGGCATTAGCATCTTCAAACTTTGTTGTTATTCGTTGTACAACAGAACTGAGGCTTTCACTTTGGTTGCAGATTGTAGCTGTAGTCTGTTCATAGTTTTCTTGATGCAGTGAGACATAAAAATCTATGTCAGCATCTGCCTTGCTTCCAAGTGCAAGTGTTGCAACTCTTGTTTTCCTAGTGGGCTTAAAGATGGGAAGCAATTCACTGactgtattttgtattttaaaactACTGCAGACTGGTGAACACAAGGGGAACCGTCAATTCCCTTTGCACAACTGCATGTTCCAAGATGCATGTCAACTTCATAAAACTTCTGCTCATCTCTCTTTAGACGATGAGTACTTTGGACCTTGAAAGTTGCATTCCCAAGGCATTCAATTGTATTCTGTTGCACTCTTGTGGCACCTTTGCCTAAAAACTTTTGTGAGACAAAGTAGTCAAGTCTGTTGTTTGACACAGCTAGCAGTTTTTGTTGGTAGTAATGTTCCATAGAATTTGTAATGAAGCCAAACATTTCAATGACATTATATGCTTTAATCCTTACGAAGACTTGCTCCTTTATAATCTTGATTCCAGCTTCAGCAtaattatttgtgttgtttccaCGAATCAGAAGAGTATTTCTAAAACAGGTAGCCCATTCGATTCTTTTTGGCCACAGAGATCTCacatgattaataaattttggGTATTTATTTCCAactttgtgtgtgttcaaGCCAGCATAGATAGTATTCAGTTCGAGTTCTGATTTGGCATAGACCATTGACTTGATGATGTGCATTAGATCGATTCTATCTTTGTGTGCTATTTTGTTCTTGCTGTCATGCAGCCAAGTCCATCGTCTTTGCAAGAAGTGGAATATGCACAAAAGCAGTTGTGCTCCACTCCAGGTAGACTTGATAGCTTCTCGTTCAACTGTGCTATCATCAGTCATTACCAAGCTTGGACCTGTAACTACACCTCTGCCGAAAAATGCATTGCTAGGTAGGATGCTCAGCAGTTTCTGAAATCCACactgtattgtttgttgacgTTCATCTGAAACGATCATTACTCCCAAGGGAACTGAACAACAAGCATAACTACAGGAGAGAAGAAACATTGAGTTATTAAAACGATCCAGTGTTGACGTGGAGTTACAGAATATCATTTCTCCTGCCTGTCGAACCATTTCGTGAGCCCTCGACATCAGAGGTGTGCAGATAGCTAGGACCATAGGCTGGTGAACGGAGTCTActtttcttcttttctttgagGGTAGTTTTGTGTCTACTTCTGAGTCTGTGATTTCACTGTCAGTTGATTCATATGTTGTTGCCTGAAAGGGTTGCAATATTGCTTTTCCTCCTAGACTACCCCATTGTATATTGTATTGGCCCACTTCAGCTTGTAGTTTCTCAAACATCAATTGACCATTTTCAGGTCCCATTTCACTTCTTCTCCAGTCACTGTACAGGCGACTGACATCTTGACGTGACGGGTTGATGGCTCTGTTTGCCAAATCTGCCTGCGAGGTGTTGCCAATAAATTATGTTTGCAGTAGCCTTGACTCGTAAGTGTGGAATGCAGTTGCTGCAGAATGCCTTTCGTCAAATAATTGAAAAATTGttcttttgtttcttcttTGATGGGGCAAAAACTGAGGAAATGAGCACCACAAATTGGGTGATTGTGGTCAAAATCAAGCTTTATTTTTGTGGCATGGGAACAGATGTCATCAGGACTGCTACTGGTTCGTAGTACTTTCTTTGTTGGATTTTGTAGGACTATTGTCATAGTCGATGGGCAGTCTGTTTTCTTCTTCCTTATTCCATGAACTAAAGTGTGATGACTTGAGTGTGATGACCTTGTTGCTAGTTGCTGTTTTGTGAGGGGCTTACGTTTGTGTTGGCATATCAAGTCTACTTTGTATTTTACCCGTTTCATTGTCGGCTTGTATGTTCTTCTGACTCTGTAAGTGCATTGACTGCAAGTCATCATTGCTGAGAGCCAGTTTTTTACCTCAGTCTCAGTGGTGGCACTTGTACGAAAAGCAATTTTAGATGGTGCATTTGGAGCGCCCATGAAGTCTCTTGGCTGACATTCCTGCAGTTGTTCAATCATGTAAGTGAAATTTTTGGGAAGAACAAGCTGCAATTGGTTGGGTAAATTTCCCATGACACAATAGAGGATGGATGAATGCTCAAGAAGGATGTAATAGGACTGGAATTATCATCGCCTTCTTCATCTACCTCTGACTCTATCTCTGACTTCATACTGACTGTGTTGTGTGCAGTGGTTGTTACTTTATCAAACAGCAAAGTACCTGACTCTAATTCTGCTGTTATCCTCTTTCTGATATGAGGCATGGAGTCCTAGCAAACGGTTGATATTTTTAGTAATTCATTGTATCGGCAAAATAGTCATTGAGTACCTGAGAAAAATCCATTGGTTTTTGCAGCATTACACAGCGAGCATATTCACAAAGAAATACGCCACAATCGTAACCATTGAATTGATGTGGAATATTCTATATAATAGATAAAATGTGTGATGGTGGTGACATAATACTATTATTTTATCGTGACCGGCTCAGCTAACAAATTTCTTACATGACATGACCTTACTACTAATTGTCTCTTCGTGTAGATTAGCTTTAACTGGTAGTATGGTAATTGACACATAACTTACTAACTTCTACTTTATTAGCTGCTTATGGGATTTAAATTGTAAAAGTGCTGTTGTAGTCGTATACTTTAGCGATCGTCTTTCAAATAACTTACTTCAGTTACTTGATGACTCCAACCATAGCTCTCAAAGCGCTTCATTAGGAAGTTCCTATTGTTCACAAGCAATATGTAACTATTGCATCATGGTGTAACAATCTAAGAAACGTAGATTTCTGCTATGTTACAAATGTCAAGTTACAACTGGAAGATTAGAAGAGATTATATTTTCTCTACATTGAGTAAATGGGTTATATTGAGTCATGTGTTACTCCATACTGTATAATTTCAAAGTACGATTTTTCATTGCCACCCAATGAGTCATAGTACATCATAGTTTTCTTCTTGGGTTTACCAACCTGTGAGTATGATATTTAGTAATTGTAGATCAAAACGGTTGTCACAGTTCAAATGTACCATAAGTGTCCAGTGGTTAGAGTTGTCATTGATAACAAATAGAAGCTTTTCATTGTCTGACAATGTCCATTGCTGTAATGAAATATCATTGTCAATCTCAAGCTTATTTTCATTTGAGGAGATTGTGCTCTTTCACCTTTTTCCAGTTACTCACACCATCATATTCACACAACTTGTACTTTTCCATGAAGAGGCTATCAACCAGTTCAATCTAGAAGTGAACATAGGCTATTTCAAGATTTGCATCTTCTTTTGCATTAGATatactactgtactacagttaTTTCTAATAAACTGCAGACTGACATGCACGGACACAGGCACATGCATGATAACATTCATATACATGCCTGCACACATATACTTTCTTAAACTTTGATTTGGTGTATCCAGTATGGTTTTGGGAGACTGCcaattgcacacacacacacacacacacgcacacacacacacacacacacacacacacacacacacacacacacacacacacaactaaagGAAAGCCTGACAAACAGGAGACAGACTAATTGATAATTACTGTTTACTTTAGTATATAAAGCAGTTCTACTAAATTGTTTTTACACATAAAACAATCACCTTCTCTTTGCAAGGGATAGTGCTTCGAACAAGCTCTAGATATTGCCAAATAACCTACagaaaattaattagaattatGACAATATGCAACCACTTTATCAAATATTGAATTAGtagaaaattttaaatttgcaaTTTATTAACGTTCTGAaggttttgtgtttattttacTAGGAGACAGGTCTTACATCATCACTAAGCCATCTGTGTTCTTCTAGACATTGAAGGTCTTCAGGTAGGCGCACAGCGCAAAGATCAGATTCCTCTTCcattcaaattgtaaacacGGAAGTGACTAGGATACTTCAGCGGCTTCACTGAACTGACGTGCAGGGAGCTAATTAATTCAGAGCGTAATTCGCGCGCGAACTGACACGTGATCGCAGCGCTTCATGAAGAGCCTCGGAATCCGTTCTGatgatgtacagtacattTCGTTTTCACCTTTTCATTTATTACACTAACTGAGCGAAAATCAACTGGTATGAAATCCTAATGCTATGCAGTAATTAGAAATGGTCtgttatatataaaatataaccAACTGCAGTTTAGCACCATTACAGAACAAGAACAATCTACGATTTGACTATCGTTTGTAATTATTTCTGATTATAGATATTTACTAGTTATTGCAACATGCATGAATCCATCTTTGTTCTTGTCAAATACTACAACAgtcttgttgtctttgttcatATCTGTGGTGCTTGCATGGCCACACACAAAAGTAAAGTACAAGTTGTGATGCAGCCACTTCCTAAAACATACAACAAGCTGTAGTCAACAAACCAAAACATTACAAGATAAATATAGGTAGGACAACTATTACCTATGTCAGCTACCATGCACATATGCACATACATGATATCTGTAGCCTCATCCAACTGAGACCTAGCTTTTGTTAGCTGTATAGTCCCTTGTTTACCCTCAAACCATCAGCACACTGTAAAGAAAAAATTGTACTAGACTATTTGTAGCTTACATATTTATATGCATACAAATACACtgtaccaacacacacacacacacacacacacacacacacacacacacacacacacacacacacacacacacacacacacacacacacgaatgcacacacacacacacacacacacacacacacacacacacacacacacacacacacacacaatagacaaaATCGACAAATGGATGTGCTCTTCAGCCTTtcctatttctaggtgggcCTCCTTCCCTAATCGAAGTATCAGGCCATGCTGATGAACCCTATGATGCTTGGCCAGAGCTTCCAAGTGCACTGACTTTGGCAGAGCCttgggactggacctcaagcccacacgtacccgtgctgcatgatgttactgccaagccagcggtcttgtccatccccagtcaaagaccaggtaatcatttatactcttgagtcgagagaagcagttgtgtgttagtttcttgcttaagaaaatCATGCCATAGCTGGCCATTACTGTAACTGTACCAATTCATTTGGTTGtataatgtatatatgtatgtacatatgtatgtatgtatgtatgtatgtatatgtgggtcaattggttagagtgtgcagttaaAGATTGGCAACAGCCAGGACCTTTGGGTTAGAGTTTGAGTGCAGGAGGgtcacatacataaattcccttgggcaaggaactaatatacaattgcctcactctccggagtgtcagttctgtctagcaagtgtgaagtgtgAAGTATAAAGTGTGAACTGCAGCGAGTGGGACGTACCTGGCGACATGATGGAGtgactgcagcagcagcagcagcagcagcggcggcagcagcagcagcagcagcggcggcagcagcagcagcaatagcagcagcagcactccCAGGCAGCAAAGCTAaagaagaacatgatgacATATAGTAACTGAGTTTAGATTGTCCTTGCAGTATCAAACCTGGGCCTtaagggctcttgtatgtacgtatgtacaaaaaatgtatgcggctcaattggttagagtgtgcagctGGAGATTGGAAACATCCGGATGTTTGGGTCAGAAGTTCAAGTGCAGgagagccacatacataagttcccttgggcaaggaactaacgtACAATCGCCTCTCTCTGGAgtagttctgtccaagcagtatctaacctgggccctaagggctcttgtaacaaaacaaaaatgtatgtatgtatgtatgtatgtacatattaaTACCTAATAACTAATATTCTTGCAATTTATTATACTGTCAAATTATTAAAAGGAAGCATCAACAATAAACACCTTCATGAATACATTATCTTGAAACATGAGTACTATAATTGGTAAGTTGTACAGATCCCATGTCATAAGTAAAATTAAAGACTGCCAAAAGTTGTcatatgtatttaattaataaatattatctTCATGTTCATCTTATTACCAAGAATTGAGTTGTATGTAGTCTGTACTTCAAGTAGATATGTGCGAGCAACACAGATTACTGCTAATTGaaattatttaacttaataatCATCTGTGGAAGACATTAATTAGAACTGACTAAATTACACCCTACCTAAACCACTGTTTGTGTTAGCAATTCTAAATCATTACTTAATCATGTCATATTACATGGAAGAAATATATTGcgtttataaattataaattaattattaatattagtatAGAAGAAAACGTAACTACATCACGTACCATAATAGATTTAGCTCTCAAGCAATCGTCGAATCAGATGATTGTGCCTTCTTTTATTCCATTGCTTTCTTAAACGTCGATTTGTGAGGCGAACATGACTTCGAGTTCAACACTGGGGCCCCATTTGAAAGAAGTGTTGTAGTTAATACTCAAAGAATGCGCAATAGATCGACATGTCGTTTCTGTAGAAACTAAAACTGCAACATGTCTAACGGCTACCAAACATGCTCTATGTTAGGAGCCGCGCCgcgagcctcgtactaccagccCACTGTTCGCTCCAGAGGCTAAGTCCAAACCGCGGccaaaaaaaattcgcccgGTGCGGCTCCAAGCAGTCGTCTTCTTCGTCAAACTGCGCAGCCATTCTGAAACATACGCGAGTTCTAAAACATCACGTGGATAGAACGAAGTCCCGTCTGCAACGGACATACATCTCTTGTAACAAGATTTTATGTAAACTATTTCTCGTATTCTAGTTGTATTTGCTAGCTACGCTCGCCATTGTCCATAGCGACTGCCAATAAGCATTCAGCATACAATTTGTTCCACGTGCGTATATGTACTTCCGCCCGGTTATTTCTTTGGCGACCAATCATCAGTTGCGATGTAATTGATATGTCTCCGTGATTGGTTCCGACGTTCGACATCGCAAGACTTCGAATCCGACAATTATTTCTTTCGAAAACCGTTCGGCGACCTGTTTCTTCCTTCGGGTAACGGTCTTAGTCAAGCGACAGTTTTGTGAAACACGTCCTCGTGGACAACTCGAACCGAGCACACTCGCTCACCGTGATTCATGTTCTCCGCTCGTAATCCGTTCGGTTATGACTTTGACTTTGTTTGTAGCTTGATTTACACGTTATTGAGAGGATAGACTAGTGTTGGGGACGTCTACGACTGATAATGAGCTACAGAAAGAGGTCTAGTTTCGTCTCGCGGCGATTCACATTGACTAGATTGCTAAATTTTTGCATTTGAGATTTTCCTTGCTATTTTCAATAAATTGGGAAACatgtagaaacatgtgcaATGTATTGAAGATATTGATTGACTAGCCAAAGCAGCAAGATATGTTGTTAGTGCAATCAATACAGCTGCTCCAGGAGCAAGTATTTTGCAATTCATTGCAGTTACTGTAAGTCCATGGTGTCAGTTGTGACCTTTCTCACAATATAGCCGCCTTTCTTGTACTTTGGGAAGATTACTTTATACCTGGCTTCACCAGTCTTTCCTCTCTCCGCTAGAAGCGACGTTTTCCGCTAGGAACGTGCTGTACCCTCTGGAGGGAATCTTGTACCACACATTCATTTGCAGCCTTCATTGCAGCCGGACGTACTACGGGAACACCAGTAGGTTGGGGGAGACACGGCTGTTTCTCCTCATCCCCCACTGTGCGCAACCACAAGAGAAGCATGTCAAGACGATATCAGCATGTGAcagaatcacgtgactatttcCAAATGCCGAAGAGCGACAATTTAGCCACGCGAAATGGTCTCTGTGAGAGAAACCGCGAAAATTTTGCCCAGCGAAAATTTGCCCCTTTACAGTAGTCTCCGTGATCGGTTTTGACGCGTTCGACTTCGAAAGACCTCGAACCCGACCGTTACTTCTTTCGGAAACGGTTCCGCGACCGGTTTCTTCCTTCTGCGAACGGTTTTTCGGCCAAGCGATCATTTGGGAGACGCGTACTAATAGACAACTCGATTCGAGCAGACTCGTTCACCGTAATTCATGTTTCTCCGTTCGTAATCCGTTTGGTTACGGGTTTGACTTTGTTCGTAAGTTGATTAAAATGTTATCGAAAGGATAGTCGAGTGTTGGGGACATCTATACGACTGATAATAAGCGACAGAAAGAGGTCTGGTTTCGTCTCGCTGCGTATTCACTTTGGACTAGATTGCTAAATTCTTATATTTGGGATTGATCTTGGTATTTCTAATACGTAagaaacatgtacaaacatgTGGAGTGTGTTGAAGATATTGGTTTACTAGCTAGAGCAGCAACATATGCTATTGATTAGAATCAGAAGTCAAATTGTTGCCCTTGTAGCGACAAACATGTTTCATGCACATTTCTCGACAACTAGCGCGTAAACAGTCACGAAATTCAGTTTATATATATGTCGTTCTATATATATTACTTCTAAGCTGCTCTACATCCAAATACAAGCTAATGTACTGTCTGCGTACAAGACAAATAGAAGAAACACAAAGGAGCACTATACAGCAGATAATACTTATAGAATAGTAcagcagataaacagagatGCCTGAAGTTCATCTGCTAGAAACGACATGAAAATGAAGAAGTATATACCGgagaacaaacaacaagtaaatgaagaagaggaagatgGCCTGAAGAACGTAGAAAGAAGGGTGATTTTGCGACAAACTTCAAGATCTTGCGCAACAGCACTATTTGCCACAAATACAGAAATAAGTCTCCACATCAAAAGAACAGAAGAATGGTTGAACCTGAACAATgcaaaagatgaaaaattgaagagCGCTGAAGAAGGGGTAAAAGTGCGGCAACATCCCCTATTTCATACGACTGCAATGACCAGAGGTAAAAATTAAAGAATCCAAGATAAGAAATGAGAAGAAGCAAACCAAATGAGCAAAGTAACCTGGACAGCGATGGGTATGTGTTGAAGATGCTGCAAGCTTCAGGAAGTCCAACAACTGTCCCGCTTGATGACAAATGATGCAGCGAGAAATAAGCAGAGCCGTCACGAACAGGAAAAGGCGTTAAAAAAGTACAAAGTAAACCAGAACACGCAGAAAGCTGGAAGAAGGCTGATGATGCAGCAAACTACATGTTCCCGTAGACCTGTATACTCCAACGGACTAACAAAGTGCGGAAAATAGGAATACGAGGAATTTAAAATTGGCCACACAACAATAAAGCCAATGAAAAAGCTCAAATTGGATCCACTCACCAGAATAAGGACAGACGCAGACAGCCAGAGTGGCAAAAGCAACAATGGCACAATCTCAAAGGATGACTACCTCCTGTTCTCTTGTTCCTTCAGCAATTGGCGGCTACAACATTTCTCGTAGCAATGGCAGCCGTAAATCCGggatattatatatatacgtatgtatatatgttaaTGGTTAAAAATGCAAAGCATTGTTGGGCGAGCCTCAGTGAGAACAGACGGACCCGAAACACCGTGGTTTATCGCGGAGAACATGCACGTCTAGGTAGCGCTAGCGTAAACTTCTTGGTAATTTGAAGTTCTAGCCTGTTTACATTCTCGCCCAGTGAACTAATTGCGCTCAGCAATCAGTTGTCATATTCCTAGCTCTCTTGATGTGTCAGTTActaagaacaatgtatgtagTAAGACAGACACCGATTCTTACAGCTCCGCAACGCAGAACGCAAACCAAGCACTTTGTGGTGAATATGCTCACACATTCAGTTTTTAGATACTTTAGTAAAGAAATTTACTTGTAAATTTGTCCGCTTCAAATCATGCCATGAGTATTTCGTTCACAGCCCCTCAATACGTCACTGGGTAGACGAGCGCGTTTAGAAATCGCGGAAAGCATACCAGTACCATATCAGAACAGACTCAGATCTCATCGCTATATCTAAACAAGTAAGGCAGCGTCCAATTAACGAATACGTCTGAGCTCCGTCAATTCCTCGGCATGATAATTTGTTAACTCAAATTACTTAATCAAGTTTTCGCCATAACTGAATCAGAGCGAAGCATATTCGTAACCTAAGCTGAGCACTAGACTGGCAGTAGCA is a window of Corticium candelabrum chromosome 20, ooCorCand1.1, whole genome shotgun sequence DNA encoding:
- the LOC134196100 gene encoding sentrin-specific protease 2-like, translating into MEEESDLCAVRLPEDLQCLEEHRWLSDDVIWQYLELVRSTIPCKEKIELVDSLFMEKYKLCEYDGVSNWKKQWTLSDNEKLLFVINDNSNHWTLMVGKPKKKTMMYYDSLGGNEKSYFEIIQYGVTHDSI